A single region of the Malus sylvestris chromosome 8, drMalSylv7.2, whole genome shotgun sequence genome encodes:
- the LOC126633353 gene encoding uncharacterized protein LOC126633353 encodes MGGGFGESTSRSSQGPSFSGSNNNGDAGDFECNICFELAQDPIVTLCGHLFCWPCLYKWLHIHSHSQECPVCKALVKEESLVPLYGRGKTSTDPRSKSIPGISIPNRPAGQRPETAPPPEQNHFPHRGFGFMGGMGGLGGFAPVATTRFGNFTFSAAIGGFIPSLFNFPLHGFPDPTIYGESAGFPHGFSNAFHGGHIHRHHLRRGTGQGQQDYRLKMLCMIVIFSVILALAWQ; translated from the coding sequence ATGGGAGGTGGGTTCGGCGAATCAACGAGTAGGTCGTCCCAAGGGCCTTCATTCTCCGGCAGTAACAATAATGGTGACGCTGGTGATTTCGAATGCAATATTTGCTTTGAATTGGCCCAAGACCCAATTGTGACCCTATGCGGCCATCTCTTCTGCTGGCCTTGCCTTTACAAGTGGCTCCATATTCACTCCCACTCTCAGGAATGCCCTGTTTGCAAAGCCCTTGTAAAGGAGGAGAGTTTGGTTCCTTTATACGGTAGGGGAAAGACATCAACGGACCCAAGATCAAAGTCCATTCCTGGCATTAGTATCCCTAACCGTCCAGCAGGACAAAGACCCGAAACAGCTCCTCCACCAGAACAGAACCATTTTCCTCACCGTGGATTTGGGTTCATGGGAGGGATGGGAGGTTTGGGCGGGTTTGCACCAGTTGCAACCACAAGGTTTGGGAATTTCACATTTTCTGCGGCTATTGGTGGCTTTATCCCTTCTCTGTTCAATTTTCCGCTGCATGGGTTTCCTGATCCCACCATTTATGGTGAAAGTGCTGGATTTCCTCATGGGTTCTCAAATGCATTTCATGGCGGCCATATACATAGACATCACCTCCGCAGGGGAACAGGTCAGGGACAGCAAGATTATAGACTGAAGATGTTGTGTATGATTGTTATATTTTCAGTAATTCTTGCTCTCGCTTGGCAGTAG